From the Rhodoferax sp. WC2427 genome, one window contains:
- the hemL gene encoding glutamate-1-semialdehyde 2,1-aminomutase, with protein sequence MKPDTDLNQALFDRAVKVIPGGVNSPVRAFKAVGGTPRFVQRAQGAYFWDANGQRYTDYIGSWGPMILGHGNPVVVEAVQKALLEGFSFGAPTEREVELAEEILSLVPSMEMLRLVSSGTEAAMSTIRLARGATGRKKIIKFEGCYHGHADALLVKAGSGLATFGSATSAGVPPEVVQHTLVLEYNHIAQLEEAFDLHGKDIACLMIEPIAGNMNFVRASVPFMRRCRELCTQYGALLVFDEVMTGFRVALGSAQSVYAQSIPGFAPDMTVLGKVIGGGMPLAAFGGSRAVMEHLAPLGTVYQAGTLSGNPVATACGLATLREIRKPGFFEALSATTRSLVTGLQAAADTEGVAFSSDSEGGMFGFFLLDTLPVNYPQVMKTSSPRFNHLFHGLLDRGVYIAPALYEAGFVSAAHTADDIAATVEAARAVFKELSKA encoded by the coding sequence ATGAAACCCGACACTGATCTGAACCAAGCCCTGTTTGACCGCGCCGTCAAAGTCATCCCCGGTGGCGTGAACTCCCCCGTGCGCGCCTTCAAGGCCGTGGGCGGCACGCCGCGCTTTGTGCAACGCGCCCAGGGGGCCTACTTCTGGGATGCCAACGGCCAGCGCTACACCGACTACATCGGCTCCTGGGGCCCGATGATCCTGGGCCACGGTAACCCGGTGGTGGTGGAGGCGGTGCAAAAGGCCCTGCTTGAAGGCTTCTCGTTCGGCGCCCCCACCGAGCGCGAGGTCGAGCTGGCCGAGGAAATTCTGTCGCTGGTGCCCTCCATGGAGATGCTGCGCCTGGTCAGCTCTGGCACCGAAGCCGCCATGAGCACCATCCGCCTGGCACGCGGTGCCACTGGCCGCAAGAAAATCATCAAGTTCGAAGGCTGCTACCACGGCCACGCCGACGCGCTGCTGGTCAAGGCCGGGTCCGGTCTGGCCACGTTTGGCAGCGCCACCAGCGCCGGTGTGCCGCCCGAAGTGGTGCAGCACACCCTGGTGCTCGAGTACAACCACATCGCCCAGCTCGAAGAAGCCTTTGACCTGCACGGCAAAGACATCGCCTGCCTGATGATCGAGCCCATCGCGGGCAACATGAACTTTGTGCGCGCCTCGGTGCCCTTCATGCGCCGCTGCCGCGAACTGTGCACCCAGTACGGCGCACTGCTGGTGTTCGACGAAGTGATGACCGGCTTCCGCGTCGCCCTGGGCAGTGCCCAGAGTGTCTACGCCCAGTCCATCCCCGGCTTTGCGCCCGACATGACGGTGCTGGGCAAGGTGATTGGCGGCGGCATGCCGCTGGCCGCCTTTGGTGGCTCGCGTGCGGTGATGGAGCACCTGGCGCCACTGGGCACGGTCTACCAGGCGGGCACGCTGTCGGGCAACCCGGTGGCCACCGCCTGCGGGCTGGCCACGCTGCGCGAAATCCGCAAACCGGGCTTTTTTGAAGCCTTGTCGGCCACCACCCGCTCGCTGGTCACGGGGCTGCAGGCCGCCGCCGATACGGAAGGCGTGGCCTTCAGCAGCGACAGCGAGGGTGGCATGTTCGGCTTCTTCCTGCTGGACACCTTGCCGGTCAACTACCCCCAGGTGATGAAGACCAGCAGCCCGCGCTTCAACCACCTGTTCCACGGCCTGCTGGACCGCGGCGTGTACATCGCCCCGGCGCTGTACGAAGCCGGCTTTGTCAGCGCCGCGCACACAGCCGACGACATTGCCGCCACCGTGGAAGCAGCGCGCGCGGTGTTCAAGGAACTATCAAAAGCATAG
- a CDS encoding glycine zipper 2TM domain-containing protein → MQKILILSALTLVSGVVAAQETGRVISATPLTQQVAVPRQVCSNQQVAVEAPRSGAGALMGGIAGGAMGNAIGGGSGRAAATMLGIVGGAILGNNIEAPGPTQLQTVQNCSTQTFFETRNMGYSVVYEYAGKQYTTTLPNDPGPSIALQVTPVDGFGSSNMPPVRAPVQQQVISGGYYQPEPVYAAPAPVVVQAVPYYRPVLPIGLELNFGYQRGGRHWR, encoded by the coding sequence ATGCAAAAGATCCTCATCCTCAGCGCCCTGACCCTGGTGTCGGGCGTGGTTGCCGCCCAGGAAACCGGGCGGGTGATTTCCGCTACCCCCCTGACCCAGCAGGTGGCCGTGCCGCGCCAGGTGTGCAGCAACCAGCAGGTCGCGGTGGAAGCCCCGCGCTCCGGCGCGGGGGCCCTGATGGGCGGCATCGCTGGCGGTGCGATGGGCAATGCCATTGGCGGCGGCAGCGGGCGCGCCGCGGCCACCATGCTGGGCATTGTGGGCGGTGCCATTCTGGGTAACAACATCGAAGCGCCGGGCCCGACGCAGCTGCAGACGGTGCAAAACTGCAGCACCCAGACCTTCTTCGAAACCCGCAACATGGGCTACAGCGTGGTCTACGAGTACGCGGGCAAGCAGTACACCACCACGCTGCCCAACGACCCCGGCCCCAGCATTGCGCTGCAAGTCACGCCTGTGGACGGCTTCGGCAGCAGCAACATGCCGCCAGTACGCGCGCCAGTGCAGCAGCAGGTGATCTCGGGTGGTTACTACCAGCCCGAGCCGGTCTACGCCGCGCCCGCACCGGTGGTGGTGCAGGCCGTGCCCTACTACCGCCCGGTCCTGCCGATTGGCCTGGAGCTCAACTTTGGCTACCAACGCGGTGGCCGCCACTGGCGCTGA
- a CDS encoding TetR/AcrR family transcriptional regulator: MPRVSRAQTDSNRAAIEEAASTLIRARGIQGVSVADLMAEVGLTHGGFYGHFASKDALAAVACERAFAQARERWEGRVADQPPAAARAALVNAYLSPHSRDSVATGCPLTALASDVAREAPDKPIHTAYLAGTQALLDILQAQQATGDADTDHRQALVDLSTLVGALLLSRATQGSAMSDELLTAARAHLLPTPTL, encoded by the coding sequence ATGCCCCGTGTCTCCCGCGCCCAAACCGACAGCAACCGCGCCGCCATCGAAGAGGCCGCCTCCACCCTGATCCGCGCCCGGGGCATCCAGGGGGTGAGCGTGGCCGATCTGATGGCCGAGGTGGGGCTGACGCACGGCGGCTTTTATGGCCACTTTGCCTCCAAAGACGCGCTGGCCGCCGTGGCCTGCGAACGGGCTTTTGCCCAGGCCCGCGAGCGCTGGGAGGGCCGCGTTGCCGACCAGCCCCCTGCGGCGGCACGGGCTGCGCTGGTCAACGCCTACCTCTCGCCCCACAGCCGCGACAGCGTGGCCACCGGCTGCCCCCTCACTGCGCTGGCCAGCGATGTGGCCCGTGAGGCCCCCGACAAACCCATCCATACCGCCTACCTGGCAGGCACCCAGGCGCTGCTGGACATCCTGCAGGCCCAGCAGGCCACGGGCGATGCCGATACCGACCACCGCCAGGCCCTGGTCGACCTGTCCACCCTGGTCGGCGCCCTGCTGCTCTCGCGCGCCACCCAGGGCAGTGCAATGTCTGACGAACTTTTGACCGCGGCCCGCGCCCACCTTTTGCCCACCCCAACTCTGTAA
- a CDS encoding MFS transporter: protein MFAQPVSLWLQRRGIHFSWAILAIVFLTMLSSSAALGLPGAFLQPLSKEFGWSTDQISSAMALRFMLFGLMGPFAAILMERYGLRTIVCTALTLVASGLLLATQMTALWQLVLLWGVLLGVGSGMTALVLGAVVATRWFDQRRGLVLGLLTASSATGQLVFLPLAAWLIERYGWRVAIAPAFATCLLVALLAFCFLRNRPQDLGLRAFGANPEVPDAPLPTQRKGFMEPLKVLGSVSQSATFWVLFGTFFVCGLSTSGLIQTHFISLCGDYGLAALPAASVLAMIGGFDFVGTILSGWLSDRFDNRKLLFWYYGLRGLSLFWLPHSDFTLYGLSLFAMFYGLDWVATVPPTVKLVGTHFGKERAGMVFGWVFAGHQLGGAVAAYGAGLTRTVMLSYTPALYAAGAACLVAAAAVLLAKASAQPGGQPVRA, encoded by the coding sequence ATGTTCGCCCAACCCGTGTCCCTCTGGCTGCAGCGCCGCGGCATCCACTTTTCCTGGGCCATTCTGGCCATCGTGTTCCTGACCATGCTCAGCTCGTCGGCGGCGCTGGGCCTGCCTGGGGCCTTCCTGCAGCCCCTGAGCAAAGAGTTCGGCTGGAGCACCGACCAGATCTCGTCGGCCATGGCCTTGCGCTTCATGCTGTTCGGGCTGATGGGGCCGTTTGCGGCCATCCTGATGGAGCGCTACGGCCTGCGCACCATTGTCTGCACCGCGTTGACCCTGGTGGCCAGCGGCCTGCTGCTGGCGACGCAGATGACGGCGCTGTGGCAACTGGTGCTCCTGTGGGGCGTGCTGCTGGGGGTGGGATCGGGCATGACGGCCCTGGTGCTGGGCGCGGTGGTGGCCACCCGCTGGTTCGACCAGCGCCGCGGCCTGGTGCTGGGCCTGCTGACGGCCAGCTCGGCCACCGGGCAGCTGGTGTTTCTGCCGCTGGCGGCCTGGCTGATCGAGCGCTACGGCTGGCGCGTGGCCATCGCACCAGCGTTCGCCACCTGCCTGCTGGTGGCGCTGCTGGCCTTTTGCTTCCTGCGCAACCGCCCGCAAGACCTGGGGCTGCGCGCCTTTGGGGCCAACCCGGAGGTGCCCGACGCACCCTTGCCCACCCAACGCAAAGGTTTCATGGAGCCGCTGAAGGTGCTGGGCAGCGTCTCCCAAAGTGCCACCTTCTGGGTGCTGTTCGGGACCTTTTTCGTCTGCGGCCTGAGCACCAGCGGGCTGATCCAGACGCACTTTATTTCGCTGTGCGGCGACTACGGCCTGGCGGCCCTGCCCGCGGCCTCGGTGCTGGCGATGATTGGCGGCTTCGACTTTGTGGGCACCATCCTGTCGGGCTGGCTGTCCGACCGCTTTGACAACCGCAAGCTGCTGTTCTGGTACTACGGTCTGCGTGGGCTGTCGCTGTTTTGGCTGCCGCATTCGGACTTCACGCTGTACGGCCTGTCTTTGTTCGCCATGTTCTACGGGCTGGACTGGGTGGCCACGGTGCCGCCCACGGTCAAGCTGGTCGGCACGCACTTTGGCAAGGAGCGCGCGGGCATGGTGTTCGGCTGGGTGTTTGCCGGGCACCAGCTCGGCGGCGCGGTAGCGGCCTACGGGGCCGGGCTGACGCGTACGGTGATGCTCTCGTACACCCCGGCGCTGTATGCCGCGGGCGCGGCCTGCCTGGTGGCGGCGGCCGCGGTCCTGCTGGCCAAGGCCTCGGCCCAGCCTGGCGGGCAACCCGTGCGCGCCTGA
- a CDS encoding putative quinol monooxygenase: protein MSDLIIIARAQAKPGFEAALVAAQTALVALSRQQPGCIAYELHEDLEQPGKVLFYERWTDRNAWENHIAGAHSVAFRDQAGGWVAESELLQMRQVA from the coding sequence ATGTCCGACCTCATCATCATCGCCCGTGCCCAGGCCAAACCCGGTTTCGAAGCGGCACTGGTTGCCGCACAAACCGCGCTGGTCGCACTGTCACGCCAGCAGCCTGGCTGCATCGCCTATGAACTGCACGAAGACCTGGAGCAGCCCGGCAAGGTGTTGTTCTACGAGCGCTGGACCGACCGCAACGCCTGGGAAAACCACATCGCCGGTGCCCACAGCGTCGCCTTCCGCGACCAGGCGGGCGGGTGGGTTGCCGAGTCTGAACTGCTGCAGATGCGCCAGGTGGCTTAA
- a CDS encoding c-type cytochrome translates to MLRATLTLASLLGSGLAAAQSIAPQALAQKSDCMACHGMVQKQIGPGFAKIAARYRGDADAPARLAGKIRNGSVGAWGRVIMPRHPQLSEAEALALARWVLSQP, encoded by the coding sequence GTGCTGCGGGCCACGCTGACCCTGGCCTCGCTGCTGGGCAGCGGGCTGGCCGCCGCCCAGTCGATTGCGCCCCAGGCATTGGCCCAAAAATCTGACTGCATGGCCTGCCACGGCATGGTGCAAAAGCAGATCGGGCCCGGCTTTGCAAAAATCGCCGCGCGCTACCGGGGCGACGCGGATGCCCCGGCGCGGCTGGCGGGCAAGATCCGCAATGGCAGCGTGGGAGCCTGGGGCCGTGTCATCATGCCCCGGCACCCCCAGCTCAGCGAAGCCGAAGCACTGGCCCTGGCCCGCTGGGTGCTATCCCAACCCTAA